One Benincasa hispida cultivar B227 chromosome 5, ASM972705v1, whole genome shotgun sequence genomic window carries:
- the LOC120078307 gene encoding protein PALE CRESS, chloroplastic isoform X1, whose product MEAQVLCLRFSPVPPLLSTSSILPKLWTSRFLKHYSSGPVLRRSLSKEEPLIDGLPKEYYDDEWQARQREKTKELHRRRQEEDEEEDRKVEEYREIGMRLKGFPEEDVRKARKLVSSFIRAAEEVEEKIEEAAEKGELTELVLLVIWNRLDLARHDDEKDAIRSLDLLYRRVETEILKREATPAMRLLNELLNMYDGFDDEGWLKNCRKRMVDTFPREDPFSILVPAGFDIDKHQGPLRPSLEVEADNTLLRVDFVREVDELLQEVGADQSEVQNGNADGFDAESVASRLKQQEKQRTIRLVEALLDLAMNLKW is encoded by the exons ATGGAGGCACAGGTGCTTTGCCTGAGATTCTCACCAGTTCCACCATTGCTCTCTACTTCCTCAATCTTACCAAAGCTTTGGACTTCTCGTTTTTTGAAGCACTATTCATCTGGTCCTG TTTTACGGAGGAGCTTAAGCAAGGAAGAGCCGCTTATTGATGGGCTTCCTAAAGAGTATTACGATGAT GAATGGCAAGCCCGGCAAAGAGAGAAGACAAAGGAGTTACATCGAAGGCGTcaagaggaagatgaagaagaggacAGAAAGGTAGAAGAATATCGTGAAATTGGGATGCGTCTGAAAGGATTTCCAGAAGAAGATGTCAGAAAAGCTCGAAAACTGGTTTCAAGCTTTATTAGAGCTGCTGAAGAAGTTGAAGAG AAAATTGAGGAAGCTGCTGAGAAAGGGGAACTAACAGAGCTTGTTCTATTGGTCATATGGAATCGGCTTGATTTAGCACGTCATGAT GATGAAAAGGATGCAATTAGAAGTCTTGATCTGCTATATCGAAGGGTTGAG ACTGAAATTCTCAAACGAGAGGCTACTCCTGCCATGAGACTCCTCAATGAACTTCTGAATATGTATGATGGTTTTGACGATGAAGGATGGTTAAAGAACTGCAGAAAACGCATGGTCGATACCTTTCCGCGGGAGGATCCATTTAGCATTCTCGTTCCAGCTGGATTCGACATCGATAAG CATCAAGGACCGTTACGGCCATCTCTTGAAGTTGAAGCTGATAATACGTTGTTGAGAGTAGACTTCGTCAGAGAGGTTGATGAGTTGCTACAAGAAGTTGGAGCAGATCAGAGTGAAGTGCAAAATGGAAATGCAGATGGTTTTGATGCGGAATCTGTGGCAAGTAGGTTGAAACAACAGGAGAAACAACGTACAATAAGGTTGGTAGAAGCGCTGCTAGATTTGGCTATGAATCTGAAGTGGTAG
- the LOC120078307 gene encoding protein PALE CRESS, chloroplastic isoform X2, translating to MTLQEWQARQREKTKELHRRRQEEDEEEDRKVEEYREIGMRLKGFPEEDVRKARKLVSSFIRAAEEVEEKIEEAAEKGELTELVLLVIWNRLDLARHDDEKDAIRSLDLLYRRVETEILKREATPAMRLLNELLNMYDGFDDEGWLKNCRKRMVDTFPREDPFSILVPAGFDIDKHQGPLRPSLEVEADNTLLRVDFVREVDELLQEVGADQSEVQNGNADGFDAESVASRLKQQEKQRTIRLVEALLDLAMNLKW from the exons ATGACTCTTCAG GAATGGCAAGCCCGGCAAAGAGAGAAGACAAAGGAGTTACATCGAAGGCGTcaagaggaagatgaagaagaggacAGAAAGGTAGAAGAATATCGTGAAATTGGGATGCGTCTGAAAGGATTTCCAGAAGAAGATGTCAGAAAAGCTCGAAAACTGGTTTCAAGCTTTATTAGAGCTGCTGAAGAAGTTGAAGAG AAAATTGAGGAAGCTGCTGAGAAAGGGGAACTAACAGAGCTTGTTCTATTGGTCATATGGAATCGGCTTGATTTAGCACGTCATGAT GATGAAAAGGATGCAATTAGAAGTCTTGATCTGCTATATCGAAGGGTTGAG ACTGAAATTCTCAAACGAGAGGCTACTCCTGCCATGAGACTCCTCAATGAACTTCTGAATATGTATGATGGTTTTGACGATGAAGGATGGTTAAAGAACTGCAGAAAACGCATGGTCGATACCTTTCCGCGGGAGGATCCATTTAGCATTCTCGTTCCAGCTGGATTCGACATCGATAAG CATCAAGGACCGTTACGGCCATCTCTTGAAGTTGAAGCTGATAATACGTTGTTGAGAGTAGACTTCGTCAGAGAGGTTGATGAGTTGCTACAAGAAGTTGGAGCAGATCAGAGTGAAGTGCAAAATGGAAATGCAGATGGTTTTGATGCGGAATCTGTGGCAAGTAGGTTGAAACAACAGGAGAAACAACGTACAATAAGGTTGGTAGAAGCGCTGCTAGATTTGGCTATGAATCTGAAGTGGTAG
- the LOC120077499 gene encoding EID1-like F-box protein 3, which translates to MTAFAVPCPRQNLQLKKKMKKKMDANSNRRFRPSASLQGSDSDDSGILNERILLLVFQTIKWDLRTLCTTASLNRKLRAIAERLLWRELCFNRAPRMLAALTTGAPNVRVGGGWNALAKLMFFCCGCQSSRHFKVDQPLPGHFVHESRFSKTSGRSFLTKKCRGDLLYVSDPCEHSNGRDEDDLGIYRGIFRGFMRSKTRAFLIKRQVRLEERTRCPYCGARVWSMTSARLVPKSVARRLGTHDGGLEYFVCVNGHLHGSCWLVPLSSEDDEGNSEEEDEEEEVECYGDVREIRFDDRTVTDELQGEAASTAQISMKLKMGME; encoded by the coding sequence ATGACCGCCTTTGCTGTCCCGTGTCCTCGACAAAACCtacaattaaaaaagaaaatgaaaaaaaaaatggacgcAAATAGCAACCGGAGATTCAGACCTTCAGCGTCGCTGCAGGGTTCCGACTCCGACGACTCTGGCATCCTCAACGAGCGCATACTTCTTCTCGTATTTCAGACGATCAAGTGGGACTTGCGAACGCTTTGCACCACCGCTTCTCTTAATCgaaagcttcgagccatagctGAGAGATTGCTGTGGCGAGAACTCTGTTTCAATCGAGCTCCTCGAATGTTAGCTGCATTGACCACCGGAGCTCCTAATGTTCGAGTCGGCGGTGGATGGAACGCGCTCGCTAAGTTGATGTTCTTCTGCTGCGGTTGTCAATCCAGCCGCCATTTCAAGGTGGATCAGCCCCTGCCAGGACACTTCGTTCATGAGTCGCGCTTTTCTAAAACCTCAGGCCGAAGCTTCCTGACGAAGAAATGCCGAGGGGATTTGCTTTACGTGAGCGATCCTTGCGAGCATTCCAACGGGAGGGATGAGGATGATTTAGGGATTTACAGAGGAATATTTAGGGGATTTATGAGATCGAAAACTAGGGCATTCTTGATTAAACGTCAAGTGAGGTTGGAAGAAAGAACCAGATGCCCCTATTGTGGGGCTCGGGTGTGGAGTATGACATCGGCTCGGCTCGTGCCGAAGAGCGTGGCGAGGCGGCTCGGGACGCACGACGGAGGACTCGAATATTTCGTGTGTGTGAACGGGCATTTACATGGCTCTTGTTGGCTCGTTCCTTTATCGTCGGAGGACGATGAAGGAAACAGCGAGGAAGAGGACGAGGAAGAAGAGGTGGAGTGTTATGGAGATGTTCGTGAGATTAGGTTCGATGATCGGACAGTGACGGACGAACTGCAGGGAGAGGCGGCGTCCACGGCACAGATTAGTATGAAGTTGAAGATGGGGATGGAGTAG